Within the Maniola hyperantus chromosome 7, iAphHyp1.2, whole genome shotgun sequence genome, the region GGCGAGTAACTCTTGCACGAACGCACCTTTAGAAAAAAGTTCATGGACACCTGTCAAAGTCAAAACTCCTTCCAATTTTCTGACACTTTCACATATCTTTCTAAACATAACTGATTTGCTGTGGGTATGCCTCGTGGCTGGAGCTAATGCTATCAAAACGTTCGCTTTGTCACAATATCCAGGTCTCTCCGAGCACATGATGAAGAAGGTCCCAGCACCCTGCGAGAAGCCAATGTAGTTCAGCTTCTCTTCCCCAGTATTCCGTAAAACATAATCTATAGTAGCGGGTATATCGTACAGTCCGATCTCGTCTACAGAAAATTGCCAAAATTTGGAATCTCTATCTGGATCTAAGTGGATATGTTTTCGGGAATAATAGTTTCCACGCTGGTTTCCAACCCACAGGTCGTAACAGGCATCTGCTATCAGATAAGCCAATCCTGCATTCGGTCCAGCATTCAACCAGCCGTCCGAGCTCTGGATGAGTCCATGCATAAGAATCACTGGCGGACTTTTGAACTGCTGACATCTCTTGCTTTTTATTCGAAAAATGGTAAGAATGTATCCATCTTCAGTTGTCACCGTATGTTCTTCTGATGCAAAGCCGTACTGGCCACTCAACTCTGTGAAGTTGAGAAGAGAATCATTATGGTATCCTAACGCACGTTTGATCTCTCTGTCGAAAGGGTTCACTTTAAGTCTTATAACATTTCCAACACTAATCACGACCGATAATAAAACAACGTTGAAGATGACATTAGCTTTGGACGCCATTTTATCATTTGATGGTGTAAAATCTGGTTATACGAAAATCTAggtatacaaataaaaaagctataggtatataaattattaagtagaaACAGTTTAACCGAAATGAATCTTATATTCATCTCATtaaagttattaattatttgtcatagtaaaaaacattttatcataaaaatGCTTATAAAGGTCCGGACCACAGCTTCTGTGATTCATATTGTGGCCTTGTGTGGTCACATTcggttatcacagcttacttAGGTAGCTGATAACAACAATAACTGATTTTATGGCATTCTCAActtctagaaacttgaaattttgcatattttGTATGTTTTCTCTATACCGTTGTTTCACTATAAGCAAGGATTCCAAGTGAGTAAAACCGGGGCGGGTAACTAGTTAGGTACACAGCTCTTTACTTACTGAAGAAGTAGGTAACATAACATGAGGTAGACAATTAATGCAAAATACtcttttattaagtttttgtgGATAGTAAATCattttatgttaaatattatttggtcattttaataatattatgctaatgatattatattatgatctagttatttatattatggtccaagatcccagtgccgccagacgttccttattttctgagaaacaaaatgtgtgggacaGAGTAGTGTTAGTGTATACTATTAATGTACGCCAATTTTAAGATATCAGTTGCTAAAGACACGTAAAAtattactcacttttcttaatgtctaagtgctgatttttatgtataCTTCCTGAGtaccataatataaaaaatacaactCAGATTATAAGTAAGATAAACTATGTTATTTTTGCGAGCTTGAAGCGTCTGGTGGAAATTACTTCCGGCAGGAAAACATGCATGAAAATCAGCAGTCAGTCTTTAAGAAAAGTAagcatcaggtgagattgcagtcaagggctaacttgtatctcaataaaaaaaaaaagcatttttttcaaataggtaCTTTCAGTAGCTGATATCTATAAATTAGCCCATGGCACAAGCTAGCAGATATGTGTACGTTAATAGTAGTAAAAAAGCgatgatagcccagtggttaggacgtccgccatctaatcggaggtcggcgtTCGAGCCCGAccacgaacctctaacttttcggagttatgtgcattttaattaattaaatatcacttgctttaactgtgaaagaaaacatcgcgaggaaacctgcatgcctgcgagttctccataatgttcgcaaaggtgtgtgaagtctaccaatccgcacatggacagtgttggtagactatggccaaaacccttttcactctgagaggagacctgtgctgaggttgatcatgatgcatGAAGAACAAGTACACACTAAGACTACTCAATCCcatacattttgtttctcagaaaataggAAGGTCTGGCGGCACTGGGATCTTGCTCTATTACTCAAAAAAAGCTTtaacctaattttattttactaactaATTAAGAACCTagctacttaatttaaattttgatcCCTCTCTCAAAATATTTgcataataagtattaatttaatcGGATGCTACGACCTCTAACTGCGTTTACTTGTTTCAAAACggctttttagggatccgtagccaaatggcaaaaaacagaacccttacagatgtatgtctgtctgtctgtctgtctgtccgtccgtatgtcacagccacttttttccgaaactataagagctatactgttgaaactatGCTATACTGTAGATGTAAGTGCGCGAGAgatacttccaaagtggtaaaatgtgtgtgtgtgtgtccctgtAACTTCggaaataagagaatgataaaactaaaaaaaaaatatgatgtaggtacattaccatgtaaacttccaccgaaaattggtttgaatgagattctagtaagtagtttttgatttatcgtgcaaaatgtcgataaaatacgattgtagtacgaaaccctcagtgcgcgagtctgattcgcacttggccggttttttaatctcTAGAAATCGAATCGGCAACTTTTgcaagataggtaggtacctagtcatgCACTCTGCAAACCACagtccatgctaatattataaatgcgaaagtgtgtctgtctgtctgtctgctagcctttcacgacccatccgttcaacggattttgacgaaatttggaacagcgatagattgcatcccagggaaggacataggctaatctttatcccgaaaaatcaaagagtttccacgggatatttaaaaacctaaaaccacgcggacgaagtcgcgggcatcatctagtctattataatttggcattttatttaattagttaataaccttatacctacctacctagagagTAGAGAATAACAAAATTTATTATGTGGCTTCAAAACATTTTCAATACCTTTCAAGCCATTCATAAAATTCTAATACATACCTTCCCCTCTTCCTAATATAAATTACCACGTACTTGGGAATTACTTTTCCACGTAAATGTATCCGTGCGAAAATGACTCTTGTTTTAATAGCAGTAAAGTCCAAGGTAAGTGTCTTAGCACCTGCTGTATAGAAACCTTTATTACACccttattactattactattacgggttattcccgttgagtcacacccccgtgtgtaacactgtgacacaaggtgcctaaaatttcaaaacattcacaacagtgttactcaacgggaattaatttgaacttgttggcaccttgtgtcacacctacataaatacataattattattgcgcgtgtatcaagtatcaactgattgtgcacttttccgggatgttatttatttataaatacaagatggcggacatgattttttttacaaaaaattgacatgggtgtcgtttttagggttttcgagggtgctgaatttgatgatgacatttattctgaaatccaagatggcggacatgattttttttacaaaaaattgacatgggtgtcgtttttagggttttcgagggtgctgaatttgatgatgacatttattctgaaatccaagatggcggacatgattttttttacaaaaaattgacatgggtgtctatttcagggttttagagggtgctgaatttgatgatgacatttattctgaaatccaagatggcggacatgattttttttacaaaaattgacaggggggtcgttttcagggttttcgagggtgcttaatttgatgatgacatttattctgaaatccaagatggcggacatgatttttttttacaaaaattgacatgggtgtcgttttcagggttttagagggtgctgaatttgatgatgacatttattctgaaatccaagatggcggacatattttttttttacaaaaaattgacatgggtgtcgttttcagggttttctagggtgctgaatttgatgatgacatttattctgaaatccaagatggccgacatggatttttttccaaaaaattgacaggggtgtcgttttcagggttttcgagggtgctgaattggatgatgacatttattttgaaatccaagatggccgacatggattttttacaaaaaatagacatgggtagcgttttcagggttttcgagggtgctgaatttgatgatgacatttattctgaaatccaagatggcggacatgatttttttttacaaaaaatagacatgggtgtcgttttcagggttttcgagggtgctgaatttgatgatgacatttattttcaaatccaagatggccgacatggattttttacaaaaaatatacatgggtgtcgttttcagggttttcgagggtgctgaatttgatggtgacatttattttgaaatccaagatggccgacatggatttttaaaaaaatttacatgggtgtcgttttagggttttagagggtgctgaatttgatggtgacatttattttgaaatccaagatggccgacatggatttttaaaaaaatttacatgggtgtcgttttcagggttttcgagggtgctgaatttgatggtgacatttattttgaaatccaagatggccgacatggatttttaaaaaaattgacatgggtgtcgttttagggtttttgagggtgctgaatttgatgatgacatttattttgaaatccaagatggctgacatggatttttttacaaaaaatagacatgggtgtcgtttacagggttttcgtgggtgcagaatttgatgatgacatttatttttaaattcaagatggccgacatgaattttttacaaaaaattgacatgggtgtcgttttcagggttttcgagcaagctgaatttaatgatgacatttgttttgaaatccaagattgCCGatagatttttacaaaaaatagacatgggagatttttgtaaaaaatccattttggccatcttggatttaaaattaaatgtcatcatccaattcagcaccctcgaaaacctgaaaacgacacccatgtctattttttgtaaaaaatctatgttggccatcttggatttcaaaataaatgtcaccatcaaattcaacaccctcgaaaaccctgaaaacgacacccatgtctattttttgtaagaaatccattgtggccatcttggatttgaaaataaatggttcatcaaattcagcacgctcaaaaaccctgaaaacgacacccatgtctattttttgtaaaaaatccatgtgggccatgttggatttcaaaataaatgtcatcatcaaattcagcaccctcgaaaaccctgaaaacgacacccatgtctattttttgtaaaaaatccatgtccggctatcttggatttaaaaataaatgtcatcatcaaattcagcaccctcaaaaaccctaaaacgacacccatgtcaatttttttgtaaaaaatcc harbors:
- the LOC117983452 gene encoding lipase 1-like, which gives rise to MASKANVIFNVVLLSVVISVGNVIRLKVNPFDREIKRALGYHNDSLLNFTELSGQYGFASEEHTVTTEDGYILTIFRIKSKRCQQFKSPPVILMHGLIQSSDGWLNAGPNAGLAYLIADACYDLWVGNQRGNYYSRKHIHLDPDRDSKFWQFSVDEIGLYDIPATIDYVLRNTGEEKLNYIGFSQGAGTFFIMCSERPGYCDKANVLIALAPATRHTHSKSVMFRKICESVRKLEGVLTLTGVHELFSKGAFVQELLAFLCKFRATSEMICGTVVGVLDSFHPGSISAETLQVMIGYVPAGTSTHNMARYGQSMRTEKFQKFDYGRGRNLGIYGTEQPPSYNLTAVTVPCVTFYGRNDYIVDPKDVFWLVNQLPNVLGTEEIADPLWNHFDMTYSQYVNKMLFPKVHQYLQKYSRS